From Actinomyces slackii, a single genomic window includes:
- a CDS encoding D-alanine--D-alanine ligase family protein: MPDALDPAASSENGASAPDRPRVAVVFGGRSGEHTISCATAAGVLSAIDRQRYEVLPVGITPSGKWVLVDDDPSALELRDDAPPVEITADGLGRGELAMRLGGGAPVALTAEGPSVLGEIDVVLPLLHGPYGEDGTIQGLLEMLGLPYVGCGVLASAAGMDKQVTKVLLADAGIPTAPHVVVGPHAWRRESEAILEACQSLDYPLFVKPARAGSSLGITKVDRPEDLRAAIEAAREVDPKVLVESGITGREIEVAVLGGRGDEPPRVAEPGEIVMDASQGAGEFYDYETKYLAHDAVAMVCPARISPAERELLMETAARAFEALGAEGLTRVDFFLTPQGQAIVNEVNTMPGFTPYSMYPYMWQVSGLSYGELVTELIELARTRSTDVNR, encoded by the coding sequence ATGCCTGATGCCCTGGACCCAGCCGCCAGCTCTGAGAACGGCGCGAGCGCGCCTGACCGGCCCCGCGTCGCCGTCGTCTTCGGCGGGCGCAGCGGGGAGCACACGATCTCCTGCGCCACCGCCGCGGGCGTGCTCTCCGCCATCGACCGTCAGCGCTACGAGGTCCTGCCCGTGGGCATCACCCCGTCGGGCAAGTGGGTGCTAGTCGATGACGACCCCTCGGCCCTGGAGCTGCGCGATGACGCCCCGCCGGTGGAGATCACCGCCGACGGCCTGGGACGCGGCGAGCTGGCCATGCGCCTGGGCGGCGGGGCCCCGGTGGCCCTGACCGCCGAGGGACCCAGCGTCCTGGGGGAGATCGACGTCGTCCTGCCCCTGCTCCACGGCCCCTACGGCGAGGACGGCACGATCCAGGGGCTGCTGGAGATGCTGGGCCTGCCCTATGTGGGCTGCGGAGTCCTGGCCTCGGCGGCCGGCATGGACAAGCAGGTCACCAAGGTGCTGCTGGCCGATGCCGGCATCCCCACCGCCCCCCACGTGGTGGTCGGCCCCCATGCCTGGCGCCGCGAGAGCGAGGCGATCCTGGAGGCCTGCCAGTCACTGGACTACCCGCTGTTCGTCAAGCCCGCCCGCGCCGGCTCCTCCCTGGGCATCACGAAGGTCGACCGCCCCGAGGACCTGCGCGCCGCCATCGAGGCCGCCCGCGAGGTCGACCCCAAGGTGCTCGTGGAGTCCGGGATCACCGGCCGCGAGATCGAGGTGGCCGTCCTGGGCGGGCGAGGGGATGAGCCCCCGCGGGTCGCCGAGCCCGGCGAGATCGTCATGGACGCCTCCCAGGGGGCCGGGGAGTTCTACGACTACGAGACCAAGTACCTGGCCCATGACGCCGTGGCCATGGTCTGCCCTGCGCGCATCTCCCCGGCCGAGCGCGAGCTGCTCATGGAGACCGCCGCCCGGGCCTTCGAGGCCCTGGGCGCCGAGGGACTGACCCGGGTGGACTTCTTCCTGACCCCCCAGGGCCAGGCCATCGTCAACGAGGTCAACACCATGCCGGGCTTCACGCCCTACTCCATGTACCCCTACATGTGGCAGGTCTCGGGCCTGTCCTACGGGGAGCTCGTCACTGAGCTCATCGAGCTGGCCCGCACCCGCTCCACGGATGTCAACCGCTGA
- a CDS encoding sensor histidine kinase, whose translation MSATAPATAAPREATEKIEPITSFERWWWCAAAWALAALNLYLLTLTPLACGGMSVVYPALWITHRSLRSAITATLVFAAGIALALSVPIGWWPAVTVAVLSAAGSLSIGVWLVLLDSMRQRTRRALADKEDALTATRQALDELAAAQGALVSAERAAAASAERQRWAHEVHDTLAQSFVSLITLAQVAASSSGQEAEAAHERIIAISREGLREARALIAGDQPVALRGGLREALARLCQAQAQDGSPVPELDLRLDRELAPQVEAATLRVVQEALTNVRRHAHASWTRVEVAVEVAAEASAPDLVVRVVDDGVGLRGAPEGTGITGMRERLGTLGGSLTVDPASTHAPNGMTGTLLEARIPM comes from the coding sequence ATGAGCGCCACCGCCCCTGCCACCGCCGCTCCGCGTGAGGCCACTGAGAAGATCGAGCCGATCACCTCCTTCGAGCGCTGGTGGTGGTGCGCGGCCGCATGGGCCCTGGCCGCGCTCAACCTGTACCTGCTGACCCTCACGCCCCTGGCCTGCGGGGGCATGTCGGTCGTCTACCCGGCCCTGTGGATCACGCACCGCTCGCTGCGCAGCGCGATCACGGCGACCCTGGTCTTCGCGGCGGGCATCGCCCTGGCCCTGAGCGTCCCGATCGGGTGGTGGCCGGCCGTGACCGTCGCCGTGCTGTCAGCGGCGGGGTCCTTGAGCATCGGCGTGTGGCTCGTCCTGCTGGACTCCATGCGCCAGCGGACCCGCCGGGCGCTGGCGGACAAGGAGGACGCCCTGACCGCCACCCGGCAGGCCCTTGACGAGCTGGCCGCGGCCCAGGGGGCACTGGTATCCGCCGAGCGCGCGGCCGCCGCCAGCGCTGAGCGCCAGCGCTGGGCGCATGAGGTGCACGACACCCTGGCCCAGTCCTTCGTCTCCCTCATCACCCTGGCGCAGGTGGCCGCCTCCTCCTCGGGCCAGGAGGCGGAGGCGGCCCATGAGCGCATCATCGCGATCTCGCGCGAGGGCCTGCGCGAGGCCCGGGCCCTCATCGCCGGGGATCAGCCGGTGGCGCTGCGCGGCGGGCTGCGCGAGGCGCTGGCCCGCCTGTGCCAGGCCCAGGCCCAGGACGGCAGCCCCGTGCCCGAGCTCGACCTGCGCCTGGATCGCGAGCTCGCCCCGCAGGTGGAGGCGGCGACCCTGCGGGTCGTCCAGGAGGCGCTGACCAATGTGCGCCGCCACGCCCATGCCTCCTGGACGCGTGTCGAGGTCGCCGTCGAGGTCGCCGCCGAGGCCAGCGCCCCCGATCTCGTCGTGCGGGTGGTGGACGACGGCGTCGGGCTTCGCGGGGCGCCCGAGGGCACCGGAATAACGGGGATGCGCGAGCGCCTGGGGACCCTGGGCGGGTCACTGACGGTGGACCCGGCCAGCACTCATGCGCCCAACGGCATGACGGGCACGCTCCTGGAGGCCAGAATACCGATGTGA
- a CDS encoding response regulator codes for MSSTPALLETAPRTVSAPTGPVGSIRLLVVDDHPVVCSGIVQLLGREPGIDVVGEARDGARAVELAAVTRPDVVLMDLRMPAMSGVEATRRIRALPSPAQVVILTTYEADSDVSRAVEAGAIGYLLKDSTREQIAEAVRTAALGRSSLSPEIAARLLRASRRATKRACEPALSPRETQVLGHVAQGLSNAQIGARLFVSEATVKTHLLRAYTKLGVDSRAAAVAEAIRRGALEV; via the coding sequence GTGAGTTCCACGCCCGCCCTGCTCGAGACGGCTCCCCGCACCGTCAGCGCGCCCACAGGCCCCGTGGGCAGCATTCGCCTCCTGGTCGTGGACGATCATCCGGTGGTGTGCTCCGGGATCGTTCAGCTCCTGGGGCGCGAGCCCGGGATCGACGTCGTCGGCGAGGCCCGCGACGGCGCTCGGGCGGTGGAACTGGCCGCCGTGACGCGCCCGGACGTGGTCCTCATGGACCTGCGCATGCCGGCGATGAGCGGCGTGGAGGCCACGCGCCGGATCCGGGCCCTGCCCAGCCCGGCCCAGGTCGTCATCCTGACCACGTATGAGGCGGACTCGGATGTCTCGCGCGCCGTGGAGGCCGGGGCGATCGGCTACCTGCTCAAGGACTCCACCCGCGAGCAGATCGCCGAGGCGGTGCGCACCGCGGCCCTGGGGCGCTCGTCGCTGTCGCCCGAGATCGCCGCCCGCCTCCTGCGCGCCTCGCGCCGGGCCACCAAGAGGGCCTGCGAGCCGGCCCTCTCGCCCCGGGAGACCCAGGTGCTGGGCCATGTGGCCCAGGGGCTGTCGAACGCGCAGATCGGCGCGCGGCTGTTCGTCTCGGAGGCCACTGTCAAGACGCATCTGCTGCGCGCCTACACCAAGCTCGGCGTGGACTCTCGGGCGGCGGCCGTGGCCGAGGCGATTCGGCGCGGCGCGCTGGAGGTCTGA
- a CDS encoding thiamine-phosphate kinase, which yields MSTAEPPAVAPGATVAELGEEALIALITPMLPHAPGELVGSGDDCAVLALPDGCAALSTDVLVEGRHFRAHWSTGHDVGRRAAAQNLADAAAMGALPTALVVGLVMPPTTTVDWVRDFAAGLAAGCRECGAGVVGGDLSAGESLMVAVTVVGDLQGRAPVLRSGARPGDAVVHVGTLGRSAAGWALLEAGLAPRAETIARAAACLDAFRAPRPPLHAGPALAAAGASSMMDVSDSLLRDAGRIARASSVVLDLGEPEAVLGADVELLEEVAAVLPGTRPRELARWWVLTGGEDHGLLATVPQASLGSLPDGARVIGRVREASAQGPGVLVGGRSAGADLGWDHFG from the coding sequence ATGTCAACCGCTGAGCCCCCTGCGGTCGCTCCCGGCGCGACCGTGGCCGAGCTCGGCGAGGAGGCGCTGATCGCCCTGATCACCCCGATGCTTCCCCACGCGCCGGGCGAGTTGGTGGGCAGCGGGGATGACTGCGCGGTCCTGGCCCTGCCGGATGGCTGCGCGGCGCTCAGCACGGATGTGCTGGTTGAGGGCCGCCACTTCCGCGCGCACTGGTCCACCGGGCATGACGTCGGGCGGCGGGCCGCCGCTCAGAACCTGGCCGACGCCGCCGCCATGGGCGCGCTGCCCACCGCCCTGGTGGTCGGCCTGGTCATGCCGCCCACGACCACGGTGGACTGGGTGCGGGACTTCGCCGCCGGACTGGCGGCCGGCTGCCGCGAGTGCGGGGCCGGGGTCGTGGGCGGGGACTTGAGCGCCGGTGAGAGCCTCATGGTGGCGGTCACCGTTGTGGGGGACCTCCAGGGGCGCGCCCCCGTGCTGCGCAGCGGGGCGAGGCCTGGGGACGCCGTGGTGCATGTGGGCACCCTGGGGCGCAGCGCCGCTGGATGGGCGCTGCTGGAGGCCGGGCTGGCGCCGCGCGCCGAGACCATCGCGCGGGCCGCCGCGTGCCTGGATGCCTTCCGCGCCCCGAGACCGCCCCTGCATGCCGGTCCCGCCCTGGCCGCGGCCGGGGCCAGTTCCATGATGGATGTCTCCGACTCGCTGCTGCGCGACGCCGGCAGGATCGCCCGCGCCTCCTCCGTGGTCCTCGACCTGGGGGAGCCGGAGGCGGTGCTGGGCGCTGATGTGGAGCTCCTGGAGGAGGTCGCCGCTGTGCTCCCCGGCACGCGGCCGCGCGAGCTGGCCCGGTGGTGGGTGCTGACCGGGGGAGAGGATCACGGCCTGCTGGCCACCGTCCCCCAGGCCTCCCTGGGCTCGCTGCCCGACGGCGCCCGGGTGATCGGTCGGGTGCGCGAGGCCTCGGCCCAGGGCCCAGGGGTCCTGGTGGGTGGCCGCAGCGCGGGAGCGGACCTGGGCTGGGATCACTTCGGCTGA
- the rpmB gene encoding 50S ribosomal protein L28 has product MAAVCDVCGKGPIFGKSVSHSHVRTNRRWNPNIQRVRALVNGAPKRLNVCTSCLKAGKVTRNI; this is encoded by the coding sequence GTGGCTGCTGTGTGCGATGTCTGCGGCAAGGGCCCCATCTTCGGCAAGAGCGTCTCGCACTCCCACGTGCGGACCAACCGCCGGTGGAACCCCAACATCCAGCGCGTGCGCGCACTCGTGAACGGCGCCCCCAAGCGTCTCAATGTGTGCACGTCCTGCCTCAAGGCCGGCAAGGTGACGCGCAACATCTGA
- a CDS encoding ABC transporter ATP-binding protein, producing the protein MAHSPTPAVQIHELTKDYPPKRVLRGLDLEIPHGATLCLLGPNGAGKTTAVEILQGLRRATSGTVRVLGQDPAPRTRSWRARLGVVSQASGDLGQLSVREAVELASRFFTQPMAVEEAIERVGLADDARTRAGRLSGGRRRRLDIALAIVGRPELLFLDEPTTGFDPGARRALWRLVADLKSEGTTILLTTHYLDEAEVLADEVAILLEGRIVEQGSPADLRARSDQGATVSWIENGTAHRLDTPAPTAVLADLMGRLRGPDGEVPGLQVVRPSLEDHYLALIEAHHHADDSAPASTRRAS; encoded by the coding sequence ATGGCTCACTCCCCGACTCCCGCGGTCCAGATCCACGAGCTGACCAAGGACTACCCGCCCAAGAGGGTCCTGCGCGGCCTGGACCTGGAGATCCCGCACGGGGCCACCCTGTGCCTGCTGGGCCCCAACGGGGCCGGCAAGACCACGGCGGTCGAGATCCTCCAGGGCCTGCGCCGCGCCACCTCTGGCACGGTGCGGGTGCTCGGCCAGGACCCGGCCCCGCGCACCAGGTCCTGGAGGGCCCGCCTGGGAGTCGTGTCCCAGGCCTCCGGCGACCTCGGCCAGCTGAGCGTGCGGGAGGCCGTGGAGCTCGCCTCGCGCTTCTTCACCCAGCCCATGGCAGTCGAGGAGGCCATCGAGCGCGTGGGCCTGGCCGACGACGCGCGCACCCGCGCCGGGCGCCTGTCCGGTGGGCGACGGCGTCGCCTCGACATCGCCCTGGCCATCGTGGGCCGCCCCGAGCTGCTCTTCCTCGATGAGCCGACCACCGGCTTCGATCCCGGGGCGCGCCGGGCCCTGTGGCGCCTGGTCGCCGACCTCAAGAGCGAGGGCACGACCATCCTGCTGACCACCCACTACCTCGACGAGGCGGAGGTCCTGGCCGACGAGGTCGCCATCCTCCTGGAGGGGCGCATCGTCGAGCAGGGCAGCCCCGCCGACCTGCGCGCCCGCTCCGACCAGGGCGCCACCGTCTCGTGGATCGAGAACGGGACCGCCCACCGCCTCGACACCCCCGCCCCCACCGCTGTCCTGGCCGACCTCATGGGCCGCCTGCGCGGGCCCGACGGCGAGGTGCCGGGCCTTCAGGTCGTGCGCCCGAGCCTGGAGGACCACTACCTCGCGCTCATCGAGGCGCACCACCACGCTGATGACTCCGCACCCGCATCCACCAGGAGGGCCTCATGA
- a CDS encoding IS630 family transposase, with protein sequence MHVVVTDEEQQVLIRWKKRGDSLILIRLKAEAILYASHGVDLDFIAEMVGRTVRTVKEWLASWRVSRLHSVVTGHKGNQNAAKLTREQKEQLKEVLSRPPSQSGIKADFWDVPALADVVRTRFDVEYESDSSYRLLMHFAGMSFKLPDPFDKRRDEEAITKRMAQIQDEVADLLSDGWEVYAADEVRVEHEAETRRMWLPQGKRTKIYVDRTRNACSFFGALSLRSKKVKVYPIEGNQNTEKILSCLTRLVRETDNDKIAVVLDNAGFHHAKALREQLQPGGRLESLKLIYLPPYAPDHNPVEHVWNTAKGTIANIQRDTPEETYTAFMGYINTRTFDYDFEHLPNITPAHDLV encoded by the coding sequence ATGCACGTGGTTGTGACAGACGAGGAGCAGCAGGTCCTTATCAGGTGGAAGAAGCGAGGTGACTCCCTCATTCTCATCCGGTTGAAAGCTGAGGCTATTCTCTACGCCTCGCACGGCGTTGACCTGGATTTCATTGCGGAGATGGTGGGGCGCACGGTGAGGACTGTTAAGGAGTGGTTGGCGTCTTGGCGTGTCAGCCGTCTGCATTCGGTGGTCACCGGTCATAAGGGAAATCAGAATGCGGCCAAGCTCACCCGCGAGCAGAAGGAGCAGCTCAAAGAGGTTCTGAGCCGGCCACCGTCACAGTCCGGCATCAAGGCGGACTTCTGGGATGTTCCCGCCCTGGCTGACGTGGTGAGGACCAGATTCGACGTGGAGTACGAGTCGGACTCCTCCTACCGGCTGCTCATGCACTTTGCGGGCATGAGCTTCAAGCTGCCCGACCCCTTTGACAAGCGCCGCGACGAGGAGGCCATCACCAAGCGGATGGCCCAGATCCAAGACGAGGTCGCAGACCTCCTGAGCGACGGGTGGGAGGTGTACGCGGCCGATGAGGTGCGCGTGGAGCACGAGGCTGAGACCCGCCGCATGTGGTTGCCCCAGGGTAAACGAACGAAGATCTACGTGGACCGCACCCGCAACGCCTGCTCCTTCTTCGGCGCACTGTCCCTGAGATCCAAGAAGGTCAAGGTCTACCCCATCGAGGGCAACCAGAACACCGAGAAGATCCTCTCCTGCCTGACTCGCCTGGTGCGCGAGACCGATAACGACAAGATCGCCGTGGTTCTCGACAATGCCGGGTTCCACCACGCCAAAGCGCTAAGAGAGCAGCTTCAGCCCGGAGGCCGGCTCGAGAGCCTCAAGCTCATCTACCTGCCGCCCTACGCACCCGACCACAATCCGGTCGAGCACGTCTGGAACACCGCCAAAGGCACAATCGCGAACATCCAGAGAGACACCCCCGAGGAGACCTACACCGCATTCATGGGCTACATCAACACCCGCACCTTCGACTACGACTTCGAACACCTCCCAAACATCACGCCAGCACACGATCTTGTTTAA
- a CDS encoding ABC transporter permease, translated as MTAATAPARAARRPGPAWRIVTGLAVTNLRKMARTPIVIIMAMAYPVGIYVLFSAVFTQPYPGGLTHAAYSLPSMVVIGLMSNCLFNLSVDVTSEREEGLLKRLALLPCPAWAFLTGKIVSAAIITALCTAALILTGGLVMGVPLPTSPASWGLILLTCLLTIAYCAALGIALGRTLRSAQVTLGVVLPIFIIVPFVSGIFLPMSMLPGWLVTGASILPVRWSAQLLRQGFLPDALKAGEQGGSWQTATGLAMVACWVLIGLLWAIIASRRDTFDR; from the coding sequence ATGACCGCCGCCACCGCCCCTGCACGCGCCGCGCGCCGCCCCGGACCGGCGTGGCGCATCGTGACCGGGCTGGCGGTCACCAACCTGCGAAAGATGGCTCGCACCCCGATCGTCATCATCATGGCCATGGCCTACCCGGTGGGCATCTACGTCCTGTTCTCCGCCGTCTTCACCCAGCCCTACCCCGGGGGCCTGACCCACGCCGCCTACTCCCTGCCCTCGATGGTGGTCATCGGACTGATGTCCAACTGCCTGTTCAACCTCTCGGTGGACGTGACCAGTGAGCGCGAGGAGGGCCTCCTCAAGCGCCTGGCCCTGCTGCCCTGCCCGGCCTGGGCCTTCCTGACCGGCAAGATCGTCTCCGCTGCGATCATCACCGCCCTGTGCACGGCGGCGCTCATCCTCACCGGCGGCCTGGTGATGGGCGTGCCCCTGCCCACCTCGCCGGCATCCTGGGGGCTGATCCTGCTCACCTGCCTGCTGACGATCGCCTACTGCGCGGCCCTCGGCATCGCGCTGGGGCGCACGCTGCGCAGCGCCCAGGTCACCCTGGGGGTGGTCCTGCCCATCTTCATCATCGTCCCCTTCGTCTCCGGGATCTTCCTGCCCATGTCCATGCTGCCCGGCTGGCTGGTGACCGGCGCCTCCATCCTGCCCGTGCGGTGGTCCGCCCAGCTGCTGCGCCAGGGCTTCCTGCCCGACGCCCTCAAGGCCGGCGAGCAGGGCGGCTCCTGGCAGACCGCCACCGGCCTGGCGATGGTGGCCTGCTGGGTCCTCATCGGCCTGCTGTGGGCGATCATCGCCTCGCGCCGGGACACCTTCGACCGATGA
- a CDS encoding DAK2 domain-containing protein — protein sequence MAQPGGTGPILPRGASSGLDGDLVRQWVELAESVAAEVRDLVDSLNVFPVPDSDTGTNVLLTLRSASDALVRLPRAADAAQVARAAADGAVRGARGNSGLLISQALAALADICAEAPDPTSLRPVELVAAYERMATTTWQAVSRPVTGTLLTVARDAALAARTALQESSAAAPASISSIAAAAAFGAQESVVETVGLGHGPVDAGGAAFMLLLTCLSDCIDTPEQVALERVGPGGGLQPRAPYTAVAHQMLVDLAVGGVRHDAERNQGMSTGEFEVMYLLEATAAQADQLRQDLGRIGDSVGVVGTPDALGVGLYQVHVHTDTPRAALPRQGRARQTCIHHLHPTALVAPADEPPSPWGEGGDPQGHVVSFERLAARRAERKAQSVRMHPSQAATARAPQAYRRPPRPSPARHEGIGVIACTRAPGLIEQLARSGAVVVLDPDRDGIVRAAGDLGAAQAIVLPCDAACTEAAHEAARFLAARSAASTVAAPPGAHGPRGSSQGAPQAEGIQLLVCDTDDEARVLAAAVAAAGRAQDAELADLARRAWSAGASLRTIALDGPAAEAEAVARTVAAALRPDDELLTVITGRHAGRDVGALAAGAAGPEVEVAIHAGGQQRPDVLIAIE from the coding sequence ATGGCGCAGCCAGGCGGCACCGGGCCGATCCTGCCTCGAGGCGCGTCCAGCGGTCTTGATGGGGATCTGGTGCGCCAGTGGGTGGAGCTGGCCGAGTCCGTGGCCGCCGAGGTCCGCGATCTGGTCGATTCCCTCAACGTCTTCCCCGTCCCGGACTCCGACACCGGCACCAATGTGCTGCTGACCCTGCGCTCGGCCAGCGATGCCCTGGTGCGCCTGCCCCGGGCCGCCGACGCCGCCCAGGTCGCGCGGGCGGCCGCCGATGGCGCGGTGCGCGGAGCGCGCGGCAACTCCGGTCTGCTCATCTCCCAGGCCCTGGCCGCCCTGGCCGATATCTGCGCCGAGGCCCCCGACCCCACCAGCCTGCGCCCCGTGGAGCTGGTGGCCGCCTATGAGCGCATGGCCACCACCACCTGGCAGGCGGTCTCCAGGCCGGTGACCGGCACCCTGCTGACAGTGGCCCGCGACGCGGCCCTGGCCGCCCGCACCGCCTTGCAGGAGTCCAGTGCCGCAGCGCCCGCCTCGATCAGCTCCATCGCCGCGGCGGCGGCCTTCGGCGCCCAGGAGTCCGTGGTCGAGACCGTGGGACTGGGGCACGGGCCGGTGGATGCCGGCGGGGCCGCCTTCATGCTGCTGCTGACCTGCCTGTCGGACTGCATCGACACCCCTGAGCAGGTCGCGCTGGAGCGGGTGGGCCCGGGAGGCGGCCTGCAGCCCAGGGCGCCCTACACCGCGGTGGCCCACCAGATGCTGGTGGACCTGGCGGTGGGGGGAGTGCGCCACGACGCCGAGCGGAATCAGGGCATGTCCACCGGGGAGTTCGAGGTCATGTACCTCCTGGAGGCCACCGCCGCCCAGGCCGATCAGCTGCGCCAGGACCTGGGGCGCATCGGGGACTCGGTGGGCGTGGTGGGAACCCCAGACGCCCTGGGCGTGGGCCTCTATCAGGTCCATGTCCACACCGACACCCCCCGTGCGGCCCTGCCGCGCCAGGGGCGCGCCCGCCAGACCTGCATCCACCACCTCCACCCCACCGCCCTGGTCGCCCCCGCTGACGAGCCCCCCTCCCCGTGGGGCGAGGGCGGTGACCCCCAGGGCCACGTGGTGTCCTTCGAGCGCCTGGCGGCCCGGCGCGCCGAGCGCAAGGCCCAATCGGTGCGCATGCACCCCTCACAGGCCGCCACCGCTCGCGCCCCCCAGGCCTACCGGCGCCCCCCTCGACCCTCACCGGCCCGCCATGAGGGCATCGGCGTCATCGCCTGCACCCGGGCGCCCGGGCTCATCGAGCAGCTCGCCCGCTCGGGCGCCGTCGTCGTCCTGGACCCGGACCGCGACGGGATCGTGCGCGCCGCCGGGGATCTGGGCGCCGCCCAGGCCATCGTCCTTCCCTGCGACGCCGCCTGCACCGAGGCGGCCCACGAGGCCGCACGATTCCTGGCCGCCCGCTCGGCCGCCTCCACGGTCGCCGCGCCACCGGGGGCGCACGGGCCGCGCGGCTCCTCTCAGGGCGCCCCGCAGGCGGAGGGCATCCAGCTCCTGGTCTGCGACACCGATGACGAGGCCCGGGTCCTGGCGGCCGCCGTGGCCGCGGCCGGGCGAGCGCAGGACGCCGAGCTGGCCGACCTCGCCCGTCGCGCCTGGAGCGCCGGGGCCAGCCTGCGCACCATCGCCCTGGACGGCCCGGCCGCCGAGGCCGAGGCCGTGGCCCGCACCGTCGCCGCCGCCCTGAGGCCCGACGACGAGCTCCTGACAGTCATCACCGGCCGCCACGCCGGCCGGGACGTCGGAGCCCTGGCCGCCGGGGCCGCGGGCCCCGAGGTCGAGGTCGCCATCCACGCCGGGGGCCAGCAGCGCCCCGATGTCCTCATCGCCATCGAGTAG